Proteins from a genomic interval of Arachis hypogaea cultivar Tifrunner chromosome 10, arahy.Tifrunner.gnm2.J5K5, whole genome shotgun sequence:
- the LOC112717538 gene encoding uncharacterized protein, translating to MRGSYLIGDKTLAALYDIGALHSFISFAKVGELGLKVSELAFELHVHTPYQMVMTRLDCRQVGFKFEGRDFVHDLICLPMVGLEMILEFDSLSKNWVLLDCFERSIQLKLEGENGAVVAEGYYLNSVRVHCSREECQGYILLVANALGGNQKLDRILVVRDFLDMFLEDISEFPPQRMIEFAIELVPRAGPVLIAPYRIALIELVELKTQLEELLNKRFI from the coding sequence ATGAGAGGTAGCTATTTAATTGGTGATAAAACCTTAGCTGCATTGTATGATATCGGAGCTTTGCATTCATTTATTTCGTTTGCTAAAGTAGGGGAGTTAGGCTTGAAAGTGTCAGAATTAGCATTTGAATTGCATGTACATACTCCATATCAGATGGTTATGACTAGGTTAGATTGTAGACAAGTAGGTTTTAAGTTTGAGGGTAGAGACTTTGTACATGACTTGATTTGTTTACCAATGGTTGGGTTGGAGATGATTTTGGAATTTGATTCGTTGTCGAAGAATTGGGTTTTATTAGATTGCTTTGAGCGATCAATTCAGTTAAAGCtggaaggagaaaatggagcAGTAGTAGCTGAGGGTTATTATCTGAACTCTGTGAGGGTGCACTGTAGTAGGGaagagtgtcagggttatatACTGTTAGTTGCAAATGCGTTAGGTGGTAATCAGAAGCTAGATCGAATCTTGGTAGTTAGAGACTTTCTAGACATGTTTTTGGAAGATATTTCTGAGTTTCCACCTCAAAGAATGATTGAATTTGCGATTGAATTGGTGCCGAGAGCCGGACCAGTGTTGATTGCGCCATATAGAATAGCTCTGATAGAGTTGGTTGAACtaaagactcagttggaagagcttctgaatAAGAGGTTCATTTGA